Proteins from a genomic interval of Plasmodium reichenowi strain SY57 chromosome 13, whole genome shotgun sequence:
- a CDS encoding hypothetical protein (conserved Plasmodium protein, unknown function) translates to MNGETIQDIDIKEKNVFEKWGKNKSNVVGKSICFYEDFIKLREKILLKEKEIVEKRNKCLSKNDDNCYVANKNKVIYRTFDEFYKYKKSCEENEHKRQKEALHLLNRRNKNNNKQIIESIRDNEKYSYIKFKKERQGTVKYLKEYFQKMQEDNLKKKKKNDVLKKLERKSYMIKKDVTKGMVYRKKEKHDDIINGDIMNDDITNDDIMNDDITNDDITNDDITNDDITNDDITNDNITNDNTPNDDTPNDDTPNDDTPNDDTPNDYLTNYLSIDNSENLRFDNMNEKEIKLLQELIDDMKKNCKNDEDYISNLIEDLYNNNQIYIIDKIYNILKNVDKEILQESKLNIINYDASHLLLNNKEMLMNGDILQKNKQVPSMENIDINNMDNCKDQNDSIQKINDYKRTKKNQAQEILDNMNEYMNYNKCNNYVNCNSDFHEVLWEKQNDDDDNKNDDDNKNDDDNKNDDDNKNDDNNKNDDDNKNDDDNKNDNNNKNYEDNNKNDDNNKNDDNNKNDDNNNECIVTFNDKEDVNINNENNNKPFIEDDNLENNKNGDYGDKDINITKKKNSKLIKKFKQKSNKNIKDANYTNKFDWFYNTMNDIYKEQIVNNQQEDINSNLYEESKDIFSDEDSEKNDMFLWLKNKDIENVLCEKRTTMDENY, encoded by the coding sequence ATGAATGGGGAAACTATCCAAGATATtgatataaaagaaaaaaatgtttttgAAAAATGGGGGAAGAACAAAAGCAACGTTGTGGGAAAGAGCATATGTTTTTATGAAGactttataaaattaagagaaaagatattattaaaagaaaaagaaattgtAGAAAAACGAAATAAGTGTTTAAgtaaaaatgatgataattgTTATGTAGCAAATAAGAATAAAGTTATATATCGAACATTCGAtgaattttataaatataaaaaatcatGTGAAGAAAACGAACATAAAAGACAAAAAGAAGctttacatttattaaacagaaggaataaaaataataataaacaaataatagAATCTATAAGAGATAATGAAAAgtattcatatataaaatttaaaaaggAAAGGCAAGGTACGGTCAAATATTTAAAGgaatattttcaaaaaatgCAGGAggataatttaaaaaaaaaaaaaaaaaatgatgtaTTAAAGAAGTTGGAAAGAAAATcttatatgataaaaaaggaTGTAACAAAAGGAATGGTATATCGTAAGAAAGAGAAACATGACGATATAATAAATGGTGATATAATGAATGATGATATAacaaatgatgatataatgaatgatgatataacaaatgatgatataacaaatgatgatataactaatgatgatataactaatgatgatataacAAATGACAATATAACAAATGATAATACACCAAATGATGATACACCAAATGATGATACACCAAATGATGATACACCAAATGATGATACACCAAATGATTATTTAACCAATTATCTTTCCATAGATAACTCAGAAAACTTACGATTtgataatatgaatgagaaagaaataaaattacTCCAAGAATTAATAGAcgatatgaaaaaaaattgtaagAACGATGAAGATTATATCTCTAATTTAATTGaagatttatataataataatcaaatatatattattgataaaatatataatattttaaaaaatgtagatAAAGAGATATTACAGGAATCTAAATTAAATATCATTAATTATGATGCTTCACATTTACTTTTAAACAATAAAGAGATGTTAATGAACGGGgatattttacaaaaaaataaacaagTACCCAGTATGgaaaatatagatattaataatatggataatTGTAAGGATCAAAATGATAGcatacaaaaaataaatgattacaaaagaacaaaaaaaaatcaagcacaagaaatattagataatatgaatgaataCATGAACTATAACaaatgtaataattatgtaaattGTAATAGTGACTTCCATGAGGTTTTATGggaaaaacaaaatgatgatgatgataataaaaatgatgatgataataaaaatgatgatgataataaaaatgatgatgataataaaaatgatgataataataaaaatgatgatgataataaaaatgatgatgataataaaaatgataataataataaaaattatgaggataataataaaaatgatgataacaataaaaatgatgataataataaaaatgatgataataataatgaatgCATAGTTACATTTAATGACAAAGAAGATGTCAATATAAACAAcgaaaataataacaaacCTTTTATAGAGGATGAtaatttagaaaataataaaaacgGAGATTATGGTGATAAGGACATAAATattaccaaaaaaaaaaatagtaaacttataaaaaaatttaaacaaaaaagtaataaaaatataaaagatgcAAATTACACAAACAAGTTCGACTGGTTTTATAATACAATgaatgatatatataaagaacaAATTGTAAATAATCAACAGGAAGATATAAATTCCAatttatatgaagaaaGCAAAGATATATTTAGTGATGAGGACAGTGAAAAAAACGATATGTTTTTATggttaaaaaataaagatatagAAAATGTATTGTGTGAAAAAAGAACAACCATGgatgaaaattattaa
- a CDS encoding hypothetical protein (conserved Plasmodium protein, unknown function) has translation MYNNEDDSVEGNSGNLPSYEDDFLFNTTGKDHDEEVKGKEKKRAGDNNNNNNNKNYDNNYDYKYDDIYDIITNPIKESEMKNEMKISDININNDNTSTLVVNYRKKKRTNLNDSSYYSLKLPKFIDVCLDIKKKNRNINDAKVNEDDINKNNNIYLSGKEENNSFNKYFFDEDDHITLLNKKKNGSIVQWIFDNHLYEQMKCQKKEKEKEKEKNITDIINMNNNIDTYEKMEEPKKDSLHISSTKQKLNNNNNDNNHNNNYYYVDDEDSNDEDVFHVKDLLDKYDIEYLSDSDYMTTSTNESDDEKNILLKNLEHLETNSFIVEYGNGQHFLFINDKTYMLEQDKETNYLIECTDENIMPIHAKLKNKFYIKSLTKEDKVHPSDLKLQKSHVFYSLNNHKI, from the exons atgtataac AATGAAGATGATTCTGTAGAAGGGAATTCAGGAAATTTACCTTCTTATGAAGAcgattttttatttaatacGACGGGAAAAGATCATGACGAGGAAgtaaaaggaaaagaaaaaaaaagagcaggagataataataataataataataataaaaattatgataataattatgattaCAAATATGATGACatttatgatattataaCGAATCCTATTAAAGAAAGTGAGatgaaaaatgaaatgaaaatatcagacattaatataaataatgataatacaTCAACTTTAGTTGTAAATTATcggaaaaaaaaaagaaccAACTTAAATGATTCTTCTTACTATTCATTAAAGTTACCAAAATTTATAGATGTATGTttagatataaaaaaaaaaaatagaaacATAAATGATGCCAAGGTAAATGaagatgatataaataagaataataatatatatttgagTGGCAAAGAAGAAAAcaattcttttaataaatatttttttgacGAAGATGATCATATAACATTattgaataaaaaaaaaaatggttCCATCGTACAATGGATATTTGATAATCACTTATATGAACAAATGAAGTgtcaaaaaaaagaaaaagaaaaagaaaaagaaaaaaacataaccgatattataaatatgaataacaatattgatacatatgaaaaaatgGAAGAACCAAAAAAGGATTCATTACACATATCGTCAActaaacaaaaattaaataataacaacaacgacaataatcataataataattattattatgttgaTGATGAAGATAGTAATGATGAGGATGTATTCCATGTTAAAGACTTACtagataaatatgatatagAATATCTAAGTGACAGTGATTATATGACTACTTCAACTAATGAATctgatgatgaaaaaaatattttattaaaaaatttagaaCATCTAGAAACAAATTCTTTTATTGTAGAATATGGTAATGGACAGCactttctttttataaatgataaaacGTATATGTTAGAACAAGATAAAGaaacaaattatttaatCGAATGTActgatgaaaatattatgcCTATCCATGctaaattaaaaaataagttCTATATTAAATCATTAACAAAAGAGGACAAAGTTCATCCTTCAGATTTGAAGTTACAAAAAAGTCATGTATTCTATTCACTCAACAatcataaaatatga
- a CDS encoding DEAD box helicase, putative translates to ENTHCKSNVEVNTDILMNLDFFCDMNIVEMKNIKYTPVKKEDIQIDEFTDLIKSDITFGKKKKNGDICNHMDNKMKVDTNEYTNEYANEYTNEYTNEYTNEYANEYTNEYTNKYTNKYTNKYTNKYTNKYTNVCANEDTNEYNLNNSHSKYDTLVNVENSSYKKRSQICYLNNNNNNNNKIYNNFLFKIPTGMGKTLIYDILIIRQVLYKGFRVILTLPTLSLINEKYEYYDKLFGDQTVSLNIKKFNSNDFTGYSYSLSTDLALCTFEQANTILSIIIKNNLKFNYLFILDEIHYINNQKRGFHIESLLTKIKYIQTNFSNIYNIKVYGFSATISNIDQLAEWLDANVYESKTKLQRIKYLYKINNSLYKDINKNEVERTLENCNALDPNHLGYLISEEFILKRNVLIFCPSKNKSEQTASFISSILPYYLNKREYKINMELQEKRFKLLNDLKGLKIKVANVEKMIMNGIFYHHSGLNINEKNLIENSFRSNILFCLCCTTTLSVGINMNIHTIIIRSLKLGKSFITKDEITQMAGRCGRSQKKLYDSTSSCKNFDESTNKSYMTPDRRYSDSSGLPPILDYDYDCDGKVIIFVSNVEKHYLEKILYDEEEMSKLKTTLNNIKMCKFLLDFIHLKLIKTKKDMFDFLYLYSIKFFKAKRVEGNINDDDQNNDNNNDKCCSNNNNDKCCSNNNNDKCSNNMNEKILIDVKQTFQYLFENKLITIPYEQEMNYYEQVFNKIFHINFCDINKIFTFQYINQNINPNILMKYNITQKINIFKKLYHNYKGKNITTDKQTSFFTLPFITILLIFKDIEFNKNLFQNLYVEFIKYIFLMNINLQQYDLFVYDILNDDDPIACTELFSYVQSASSIMEFIFNYSIVQYIYVKGFPPDVLLMIFAFCINSEINLKIHFDIYEQILMSHNKNIKNVFQFFGLNVEKLKNFELKNVDDLFDASASILKGKLNIDQIYENLEWIKIKRFYYAMIIYDCYNDDVYQVAKKYRLKLKEIKTVYLRCIFNLSYNCRILKNFKNSLDIFCIILENLLAKMKTKNFPFI, encoded by the exons AAGAAAACACGCATTGTAAAAGTAATGTAGAAGTAAATACAGATATTTTAATGAATTTagattttttttgtgatatgaatattgtagaaatgaaaaatataaaatacacACCTGtgaaaaaagaagatataCAAATTGACGAATTTACAGATTTGATTAAAAGCGATATAACATTTGGtaagaagaagaaaaatgGGGATATTTGTAACCACAtggataataaaatgaagGTAGATACAAATGAATATACAAACGAATATGCAAATGAATATACAAACGAATATACAAACGAATATACAAACGAATATGCAAACGAATATACAAACGAATATACAAACAAATATACAAACAAATATACAAACAAATATACAAACAAATATACAAACAAATATACAAACGTATGTGCTAATGAAGATACCAACGAATACAATCTTAATAACAGCCATTCTAAATATGATACACTTGTTAATGTTGAAAAttcatcatataaaaaaaggtCGCAGATATGTTActtgaataataataataataataataataaaatttataacaATTTCTTATTTAAAATACCTACAGGTATGGGAAAAACATTAATTTATgatattcttattattcGTCAAGTTTTATATAAAGGTTTTAGAGTAATTTTAACCTTACCAACATTATCTctaataaatgaaaaatatgaatattatgataaattatttgGTGATCAAACAGTatcattaaatattaaaaaatttaatagTAATGATTTTACCGGATATTCATATAGTCTATCAACAGATTTAGCCTTATGCACATTTGAACAAGCAAACACCATTTtaagtattattattaaaaataatttaaaatttaattatttatttatacttgatgaaattcattatataaataatcaaaaGAGGGGATTTCATATTGAATCCCTCttaacaaaaattaaatatatccAGACAAATTTTagtaatatttataatataaaggTATATGGTTTTTCTGCGACGATTTCCAACATTGACCAG cTAGCTGAATGGCTAGACGCCAATGTGTATGAAAGCAAAACGAAACTTCAACGAATAAAATACctgtataaaataaacaacTCATTATACAAAGATATAAACAAAAACGAGGTGGAGAGGACGTTGGAAAATTGTAATGCGTTGGATCCAAACCATTTGGGATATTTGATAAGTGaagaatttattttaaaaaggaatgttttaatattttgtcCATCGAAAAATAAGAGTGAACAGACAGCTTCATTTATAAGTAGTATACTCccttattatttgaataagagagaatataaaataaatatggaATTACAAGAAAAGAGgtttaaattattaaatgatttGAAAGGtttgaaaataaaagtagCAAATGTTGAAAAGATGATTATGAATGGGatattttatcatcattcaggattaaatattaatgagAAGAATCTTATTGAAAATTCTTTTCGAAgcaatatattattttgtttgtGTTGTACAACAACATTATCTGTAGgaataaatatgaatattcATACTATAATAATTCGTAGTTTGAAATTAGGAAAATCATTTATAACAAAAGATGAAATCACACAGATGGCAGGACGATGTGGAAGATCTCAGAAAAAATTGTATGATAGTACTTCAAGTTGTAAAAATTTCGATGAAAGTACAAATAAAAGTTATATGACACCTGATAGAAGATATAGTGATTCAAGTGGCTTACCTCCTATATTAGATTATGATTATGATTGTGATGGGAAagttataatatttgtgTCTAATGTAGAAAAACattatttagaaaaaatattatatgacGAAGAAGAAATGTCTAAATTAAAAACtacattaaataatatcaaAATGTGTAAGTTTTTGTTAgattttattcatttaaaattaataaagacaaaaaaagatatgtttgattttttatatttatatagcATCAAATTTTTTAAGGCAAAACGTGTAGAAGGCAACataaatgatgatgaccaaaataatgataataataatgataaatgttgtagtaataataataatgataaatgttgtagtaataataataatgataaatgtagtaataatatgaatgaaaaaattttgaTTGATGTGAAACAAACCTTTCAATATTTATTcgaaaataaattaattacTATTCCATATGAACAAgaaatgaattattatgaacaggtgtttaataaaatattccATATTAATTTCTgtgatattaataaaatttttacttttcaatatattaatCAGAATATTAATcctaatatattaatgaaatataatataacacaaaaaattaacatttttaaaaaattatatcataattataaaggaaaaaatattactaCTGATAAACAAACTTCTTTTTTCACCTTACCATTTATAACAAtcttattaatttttaaagatATCGAATTCAATAAAAACCTATTTCAAAACTTATATGTTGaattcataaaatatattttccttatgaatataaatcTTCAACAATATGATCTTTTCgtttatgatatattaaatgacGATGATCCGATTGCATGTACAGAACTGTTTTCTTATGTACAGTCAGCATCAAGTATAATGGAgttcatttttaattacTCCATAgttcaatatatatacgtTAAAG gGTTTCCACCTGATGTTTTACTCATGATCTTTGCCTTCTGCATAAATTCcgaaataaatttaaaaatccactttgatatatatgaacaaataCTTATGTCacataacaaaaatataaagaacGTTTTCCAGTTTTTTGGCCTGAACGTTGAAAAGTTAAAAAATTTCGAGTTAAAAAATGTTGATGATCTTTTCGATGCTTCCGCAAGCATTTTAAAGGGAAA aTTAAATATTGACCAgatatatgaaaatttgGAATGGATAAAAATTAAGAGATTTTATTATGCAATGATTATTTATGATTGTTATAATGATGACGTATATCAAGTAGCTAAAAA GTACCgattaaaattaaaagaaataaaaactGTATATTTAAGATGTATATTTAATCTTTCTTACAATTGTCGAATCctaaaaaattttaagaACTCTTT AGATATATTCTGTATTATTTTAGAAAATTTGTTGGCGAAAATGAAGACAAAAAATTTCccttttatttaa
- a CDS encoding nucleotidyltransferase, putative, with product KESEQVKEAKQDLHNALKKNREKIKNVSNNKPMEKASNIIWLGQDDDNLKNEYKKHNRDRKKSAEDINILSSDKKRNIINRRNDEFAKKYEQDKYHSYDGPHGNDDDVDSFLLKDIQNKKRKKETSYSKNEMEYGYCEHKDSFDKYNNKKKIRKNDDMYHEPNNKNKYNYDNNNNNNYGSNNNNYGSNNNNCYYDNIEHKKLNNKEDNITDPNLKYVSNLNNQNNLDDKEKKNKLLDSKGRSHNSHIITVSSNSSLSSDDSTSTNYLPSSKKRKNKNEKCYSNKYSKDPNDIIIEASGYNMKKKSLSRNKSYKEEKRKNSSFLLNDVNVEHGIHNKEYEARDTNTTNNISKSNIHKNMLKKFKINYKNLSSMEKEYYNYMIKKLDINYDDEKKVLYTDSLFNEKFSYMVSKENKNFNFLGYLEYACFYILEWLTPTKEEKLLKLKSLIKLELLVKSLFPKSKIEVFGSYTSGLSLPSSDIDVCIMNIKENELDCLYILAYALIKLNIACDIRIIKDARVKILKYIDKELGVQIDICINQKSSKETTDFIINQMKKYIYLRPLVLLLKFFLNSRNLNETYIGGIGSFLLSCMVLHFLQMHISTFDNNHFNNTYLIKLLIEFFYFYSIDFKLHDACIVVRGLGHVLPRRLRKEYEYNDQRLCFENPIDTSIDIGRNTYRIKYILYLFSYTYCNFISLISKLRKHSKNFYFPYIPNVDEQQNHTNKKNEKRLENKNNKINNNTKKNYIYGSKIKSNCIYPLFYGNIFNPDNIIFTKRYKKNFPSNDWDIRHFDFIFTKQEINNMFNMSCQDINSYINMDNIIINTYSMLYANIDKIFPHSFDVYNNIFKYSTSHDI from the coding sequence AAAAGAATCAGAACAAGTGAAAGAAGCAAAACAAGATCTTCACAATGCTTTAAAAAAGAACAGagagaaaataaaaaatgtaagTAATAATAAGCCAATGGAAAAAGCTTCCAATATTATATGGCTTGGACaagatgatgataatttaaagaatgaatataaaaaacataataGAGATAGAAAGAAAAGTGCAGaagatattaatattttatcctctgataaaaaaaggaatataataaatagaAGAAATGATGAATTTgctaaaaaatatgaacaagATAAATATCATTCATATGATGGTCCTCATGgtaatgatgatgatgtAGATTCATTTCTTCTTAAagatatacaaaataaaaaaagaaaaaaagaaacatcCTATTCAAAAAATGAGATGGAATATGGATATTGTGAGCATAAAGATTCatttgataaatataacaacaaaaagaaaattagaaaaaatgaTGACATGTATCATGAGcctaataataaaaataaatataattatgataataataataataataattatggtagtaataataataattatggtagtaataataataattgttattatgataatatagaacataaaaaattaaataataaagaagatAATATAACTGATCCAAATCTTAAATATGTATCCAATTTgaataatcaaaataatttagatgataaagagaaaaaaaataaattattagaCTCAAAAGGAAGAAGTCATAATTCACATATTATTACGGTTTCATCCAATTCATCTCTTTCTTCAGATGATAGCACATCTACAAATTATTTACCTTCTTcgaaaaaaagaaagaataaaaatgaaaaatgttattctaataaatattcaaaGGATCcaaatgatataataatagaagCTTCTGgatataatatgaaaaagaaatctTTATCACGTAATAAAAGttataaagaagaaaaacGAAAAAACAGCAGCTTCTTATTAAATGATGTAAATGTTGAACATGGAATACATAACAAAGAATATGAAGCAAGAGATACGAATacaacaaataatatatcaaaatcaaatatacataaaaatatgttaaaaaaatttaaaattaattataagaATTTATCTTCTATggaaaaagaatattataattatatgataaaaaaattagatataaattatgatgatgagaagaaagtattatatacagattctttatttaacgaaaaattttcatatatgGTAAGTAAAGAAAATAAGAATTTCAATTTTTTAGGTTATTTAGAATATGcttgtttttatatacttGAATGGTTAACCCCAACCAAAGAAgagaaattattaaaacttaaatctttaataaaattagaGTTATTGGTGAAATCTCTTTTTCCGAAATCTAAGATCGAAGTGTTTGGTTCGTATACATCTGGATTATCCTTACCTAGTAGTGATATAGATGTATgtattatgaatataaaagaaaatgaattagattgtttatatatattagcTTATGctttaataaaattaaatatagCATGTgatataagaataattaAAGATGCAAGAGTAaagatattaaaatatattgataaaGAATTAGGTGTGCAAATagatatatgtattaatcAAAAATCATCAAAAGAAACAACtgattttataataaatcaaatgaaaaaatatatatatttaagacccttagttttattattaaaattttttttaaattcgagaaatttaaatgaaaCATATATAGGAGGTATAGGTTCATTTCTTTTGTCATGTATGGTGttacattttttacaaaTGCATATATCAACGTTTGATAATAatcattttaataatacatatttgaTCAAGTTATTAATAgaattcttttatttctataGTATAGATTTTAAATTACATGATGCATGTATAGTAGTTCGAGGATTAGGCCATGTATTACCTAGACGTTTAAGAAAagaatatgaatataatgatCAGCGTTTATGTTTTGAAAATCCTATAGATACATCTATAGATATAGGTAGAAATACTTATagaattaaatatatcttgtatttatttagtTATACATATTGTAATTTTATAAGTTTAATATCAAAATTAAGAAAACATTCGaagaatttttatttcccATATATTCCTAATGTCGATGAGCAACAAAACcatacaaataaaaaaaatgaaaaacgtttagaaaacaaaaataacaaaataaataataatacaaaaaaaaattatatatatggttCAAAGATTAAATCTAATTGTATTTACCCTCTATTTTATGGAAACATTTTTAATCCTgataatatcatttttacaaaacgttataaaaaaaacttCCCAAGTAATGATTGGGATATAAGACATTttgattttatatttacaaaacaggaaataaataatatgtttaatatGTCTTGTCAGGatataaattcatatataaacatggataatattattattaataccTATAGTATGTTGTATGCAAACattgataaaatatttccCCATTCATTTGAcgtatataataatatatttaaatacTCAACAAGTcatgatatataa
- a CDS encoding signal peptidase 21 kDa subunit, putative, with amino-acid sequence MDFIKEQYNSLVLDLRKTFRNKRDGVSHILNVICLLL; translated from the coding sequence atggattttataaaagaacAATATAATTCGTTAGTCCTAGACCTTAGAAAGACATTTAGAAATAAAAGAGATGGAGTATCtcatattttaaatgtCATATGTTTATTACTAAA
- a CDS encoding SAM-dependent RNA methyltransferase, putative — MSTKYIIEHLDELEEWCIHEYIHICETVRDENVIFTKFCENFSELTNGKYKPACYEKSIDELKNELLSGNICLLDMKAKNKLTCNDKNKIDFLLFGGILGNVPSDDRTSILRNFNFPISRNLGPIQMTTNTAVLVCHIILNDNIELENIPYVDDPEIFLKNNKESITLPFRFVSKYYYTKCEQDKNVPVLPENFKEYLIKLGDQQFDDISSFLENEHN; from the coding sequence ATGTCAACCAAATACATTATAGAACACTTAGATGAACTGGAGGAATGGTGCATACatgaatatatacatatatgcGAAACGGTAAGAGATgaaaatgtaatatttacaaaattcTGTGAAAACTTTAGTGAATTGACAAATGGTAAATATAAACCAGCATGTTATGAAAAGTCAATAGATGAATTAAAGAATGAACTATTGTCAGGcaatatttgtttattagACATGAAAgcaaaaaataaattaacaTGTAAcgataaaaataaaattgattttttattattcgGAGGAATATTAGGAAATGTTCCATCTGATGATCGTACATCAATATTAAGAAATTTTAATTTCCCCATATCAAGAAATTTGGGTCCTATACAAATGACTACCAATACAGCTGTTCTTGTTTgtcatattattttgaatgATAATATCGAATTGGAAAACATTCCTTATGTTGATGATCCAGAGatttttcttaaaaataataaggaaTCCATTACACTTCCTTTTCGTTTTGTTTctaaatattattataccAAATGTGAGCAAGATAAAAATGTGCCTGTTCTTCCAGAAAATTTTAAAGAGTACTTAATAAAATTGGGTGATCAACAATTTGATgatatatcatcatttttagAAAATGAACATAATTGA